Proteins from a single region of Acidovorax sp. NCPPB 3576:
- a CDS encoding carbon-nitrogen hydrolase family protein: MKAAALQMVSGLHVPGNLEQARHLLEQAAAEGAELAVLPEYFCAMGARDTDKLALREPYGEGPIQRFLAQAARELGLWVVGGTLPLQCESAHHVRNTSLVFSPQGECVARYDKIHLFRFDNGRERFDEAAVIEAGNTPVRFDLTARDGTRWRVGLSVCYDLRFPELYRQHARAGADLLLVPSAFTHTTGEAHWELLLRARAVENLAYVLAPAQGGLHENGRRTWGHSMVVDPWGGVQAQVVEGPGIALGVLDAARLQQVRQQLPALDHCVL; the protein is encoded by the coding sequence ATGAAAGCCGCCGCATTGCAAATGGTGTCGGGCCTGCACGTGCCCGGCAATCTCGAACAGGCCCGCCACCTGCTGGAGCAGGCCGCCGCCGAGGGGGCCGAGCTGGCCGTGCTGCCCGAATATTTTTGCGCCATGGGCGCGCGCGACACCGACAAGCTCGCACTGCGCGAGCCCTACGGCGAAGGCCCCATCCAGCGCTTTCTGGCCCAGGCGGCCCGGGAGCTGGGCCTGTGGGTGGTGGGCGGCACGCTGCCGCTGCAGTGCGAGAGCGCACACCACGTGCGCAACACCTCGCTGGTGTTCTCGCCCCAGGGGGAATGCGTGGCCCGCTACGACAAGATCCACCTGTTTCGCTTCGACAACGGGCGCGAGCGCTTCGACGAAGCGGCGGTGATCGAGGCGGGCAACACGCCCGTGCGCTTTGACCTGACCGCGCGCGACGGCACCCGCTGGCGCGTGGGCCTGTCGGTCTGCTACGACCTGCGCTTTCCCGAGCTGTACCGCCAGCATGCGCGGGCCGGGGCCGACCTGCTGCTGGTGCCCAGCGCCTTCACGCACACCACGGGCGAGGCCCATTGGGAACTGCTGCTGCGCGCCCGTGCGGTGGAGAACCTCGCCTATGTGCTGGCCCCGGCGCAGGGCGGCCTGCACGAGAACGGCCGCCGCACCTGGGGCCACAGCATGGTGGTCGATCCGTGGGGCGGGGTGCAGGCGCAGGTGGTCGAAGGCCCGGGTATCGCCCTGGGCGTGCTCGACGCGGCGCGGCTGCAGCAGGTGCGCCAGCAATTGCCCGCGCTGGACCACTGCGTTTTGTGA
- a CDS encoding two-component system sensor histidine kinase NtrB gives MTDGAPFLWPWHRWRSAWKRWSLWALLVLLVAGMLVTQVWLAGRYEASEVQNRLDRDAADAVADIRQGFAHNLQNLQALHGGTPDLASWESRAAALLSVRRELVRLEWRSPALEVRAHVETPYRPVQWDAEMRSGMHSNIALACANARRVSGPSYSGSYFQPQGDGRGSEMMELCLPLMQDGRNEGFVVATYSLHNVLIDLVVPSLKRGQEVSFTEADGTRLAMVGASRRGTRLFSSQQLFDLPGATLVLRMDSWHSAPSVFPNVLTALVTAMSIALVTVLVVLVRDNRRRLRAERDLGDALAFRKAMEDSLVTGLRARDLQGRITYVNPAFCEMVGFTAQELLGQSAPVPYWPPEFADEYRQRQAIRLSSLHPPPREGYESTFMRKDGVRFPVLIFEAPLINAQGLHTGWMSAFLDVSEQRRVEEMSRASQERLQATARLATVGEMASLLSHELNQPLAAISSYASGSLNLLPPGGGPPQEPLHDVHVALQRIAQQAERAGRVIRSVHDFVRRRDQSREVVSVHDLLEAVMPLIRLQARKLEVFVKISVDADLPPVLCDRTMVEQVLLNLARNSMQAMDDPATPQRILELRVRRAASNARNAWLEFMVIDRGCGIAQDVGEKLFTPFFTTRPEGMGLGLSLCRTVVEQHGGFLGHAPNEPRGTVFTFTLPAASADSSHP, from the coding sequence GTGACCGACGGCGCGCCGTTCCTGTGGCCGTGGCACCGCTGGCGCAGCGCGTGGAAGCGCTGGTCGCTGTGGGCCCTGCTCGTGCTGCTGGTGGCCGGCATGCTGGTCACCCAGGTGTGGCTGGCCGGCCGCTACGAGGCCAGCGAGGTGCAGAACCGCCTGGACCGCGATGCCGCCGACGCCGTGGCCGACATCCGCCAGGGCTTCGCCCACAACCTGCAGAACCTGCAGGCGCTGCACGGTGGCACGCCGGACCTGGCGAGCTGGGAGTCGCGCGCGGCCGCCTTGCTGAGCGTGCGCCGCGAACTCGTGCGGCTGGAATGGCGCAGCCCCGCGCTGGAGGTGCGGGCCCACGTCGAGACCCCCTACCGCCCCGTGCAGTGGGACGCCGAGATGCGCAGCGGCATGCATTCCAACATCGCGCTGGCATGCGCCAACGCGCGCCGCGTGTCGGGGCCGTCGTACTCCGGCAGCTATTTCCAGCCCCAGGGCGACGGCCGTGGCTCCGAGATGATGGAGCTGTGCCTGCCCCTCATGCAGGATGGCCGCAACGAAGGCTTCGTGGTGGCCACCTACTCGCTGCACAACGTGCTGATCGACCTGGTGGTGCCCAGCCTCAAGCGCGGGCAGGAGGTGTCGTTCACCGAGGCCGATGGCACCCGCCTGGCCATGGTGGGCGCCAGCCGGCGCGGCACGCGCCTGTTCAGCTCGCAGCAGCTGTTCGACCTGCCGGGCGCCACGCTCGTCCTGCGCATGGACAGCTGGCACAGCGCGCCCAGCGTGTTCCCCAATGTGCTCACCGCGCTGGTGACGGCCATGTCGATCGCCCTGGTCACCGTGCTGGTGGTGCTGGTGCGCGACAACCGGCGCCGGCTGCGCGCCGAGCGCGACCTGGGCGACGCACTGGCGTTCCGCAAGGCCATGGAGGACTCCCTGGTGACCGGGCTGCGCGCGCGCGACCTGCAGGGTCGCATCACCTATGTGAACCCGGCCTTCTGCGAGATGGTGGGTTTCACCGCGCAGGAGCTGCTCGGCCAGAGCGCCCCGGTGCCCTACTGGCCGCCCGAGTTCGCCGACGAGTACCGCCAGCGCCAGGCGATCCGCCTGTCCAGCCTGCACCCGCCGCCGCGCGAAGGCTACGAATCCACCTTCATGCGCAAGGACGGCGTGCGGTTTCCGGTGCTCATCTTCGAGGCGCCGCTCATCAACGCGCAGGGCCTGCACACCGGCTGGATGAGCGCGTTCCTGGACGTGAGCGAGCAGCGCCGCGTCGAGGAAATGTCGCGCGCCTCGCAGGAGCGCCTGCAGGCCACCGCGCGGCTGGCCACCGTGGGCGAGATGGCATCGCTGCTGAGCCATGAGCTGAACCAGCCGCTGGCCGCCATCTCCAGCTATGCCTCGGGCTCGCTCAACCTGCTGCCGCCGGGCGGCGGGCCGCCGCAGGAGCCGCTGCACGACGTGCACGTGGCGCTGCAGCGCATCGCGCAGCAGGCCGAGCGCGCGGGCCGCGTGATCCGCAGCGTGCACGACTTCGTGCGGCGGCGCGACCAGTCGCGCGAGGTGGTCTCGGTGCACGACCTGCTGGAGGCCGTGATGCCGCTGATCCGCCTGCAGGCGCGCAAGCTCGAAGTCTTCGTGAAGATATCGGTGGACGCCGACCTGCCCCCGGTGCTGTGCGACCGCACCATGGTCGAGCAGGTGCTGCTGAACCTGGCGCGCAACTCCATGCAGGCCATGGACGACCCCGCCACGCCCCAGCGCATCCTGGAGCTGCGCGTGCGCCGCGCCGCGTCGAATGCGCGCAATGCCTGGCTGGAATTCATGGTCATCGACCGGGGCTGCGGCATCGCGCAGGACGTGGGCGAGAAACTCTTCACCCCCTTCTTCACCACGCGGCCCGAGGGCATGGGCCTCGGCCTGAGCCTGTGCCGCACCGTGGTCGAGCAGCACGGCGGTTTCCTGGGCCACGCGCCCAACGAGCCGCGTGGTACGGTATTCACTTTCACCCTGCCTGCTGCCAGCGCGGACAGCAGCCACCCCTGA
- a CDS encoding response regulator transcription factor, which translates to MEPVSNATVYIVDDDSGVREALAWLLRSRRLPSESFDSAEAFEAMLDERPPARQPCCLLLDVRMPGMSGLALFDRLAERRLIDAMPVIFLTGHADVPTAVATVKRGAFDFCEKPFSDNLLVDRIEQALAQSAQHMEQVRQHSDLQVRLLELTERERDVMRLVVEGLPNKLIADQLDISVRTVEVHRARVFDKMQVKSAVELANLLRAAI; encoded by the coding sequence ATGGAACCCGTCTCCAACGCCACCGTTTACATCGTCGATGACGACTCGGGCGTGCGCGAAGCGCTCGCCTGGCTGCTGCGATCGCGCCGCCTGCCCAGCGAGTCCTTCGACAGCGCCGAAGCCTTCGAAGCCATGCTCGACGAGCGGCCGCCTGCGCGCCAGCCCTGCTGCCTGCTGCTGGACGTGCGCATGCCGGGCATGAGCGGCCTGGCGCTGTTCGACCGGCTGGCCGAGCGCCGCCTGATCGACGCGATGCCGGTGATCTTCCTCACCGGCCATGCCGACGTGCCCACCGCCGTGGCCACCGTCAAGCGCGGGGCCTTCGACTTCTGCGAAAAGCCGTTCTCCGATAACCTGCTGGTGGACCGCATCGAGCAGGCCCTGGCCCAGTCCGCACAGCACATGGAACAGGTGCGCCAGCACAGCGACCTGCAGGTGCGGCTGTTGGAGTTGACGGAGCGCGAGCGCGACGTGATGCGCCTCGTGGTTGAGGGACTGCCCAACAAGCTGATCGCCGACCAGCTGGACATCAGCGTGCGCACGGTGGAGGTGCACCGCGCGCGCGTGTTCGACAAGATGCAGGTCAAGTCGGCCGTGGAGCTGGCCAACCTGCTGCGCGCCGCGATCTGA
- a CDS encoding OmpA family protein: MRNKILIGATAAVLLVSGCANMDDTQRRTATGAGVGAVAGAVIGSATGGRAGTGAVVGAGVGALGTYIWSQHMERQKREMQQVTQGTGVVVTQTADNQLKLDIPSDISFATNRSDIQPNFAPVLERFAEGLRNNPNTEVRIVGHTDSTGTDAINNPLSMDRAASARNFLTTRGVNGGRIQVEGRGSHQPIATNDTNDGRARNRRVEIFVGERQPG, from the coding sequence ATGCGCAACAAGATTCTCATCGGCGCCACCGCCGCCGTCCTGCTCGTGAGCGGCTGTGCCAACATGGACGATACCCAGCGGCGCACCGCGACAGGCGCCGGCGTGGGCGCGGTGGCTGGGGCGGTCATCGGCTCCGCCACCGGCGGCCGGGCGGGCACCGGGGCCGTCGTCGGGGCGGGTGTGGGGGCCCTGGGCACCTACATCTGGTCGCAGCACATGGAGCGGCAAAAGCGCGAGATGCAGCAGGTCACCCAGGGCACGGGCGTGGTGGTGACGCAGACCGCCGACAACCAGCTCAAGCTCGATATTCCGAGCGACATCTCGTTCGCCACGAACCGCTCGGACATCCAGCCCAACTTCGCCCCCGTGCTGGAGCGCTTTGCCGAAGGATTGCGCAACAACCCCAATACCGAAGTGCGCATCGTGGGCCACACGGACTCCACCGGCACCGATGCCATCAACAACCCGCTGTCGATGGACCGTGCGGCCAGCGCCCGCAACTTCCTGACGACGCGGGGCGTGAACGGCGGGCGCATCCAGGTCGAGGGCCGCGGCTCGCACCAGCCGATCGCCACCAACGACACGAACGACGGCCGCGCGCGCAATCGCCGGGTGGAAATCTTCGTGGGCGAGCGCCAGCCGGGTTGA
- a CDS encoding glycoside hydrolase family 19 protein: MRLLRRHLNAFIRKGYLPQKTELPEEGGWDQPFATALQSIENTFFYGEADPDNQLNNADTLFQFLVQAQLEEKKLAASLSNEVYVLASTMVPGGVDRIKRTTLKTREMVNGKPVVKKTIQETKIIGNIRNYLPEILGAMTKRSLNDTEMLMMALATIRAESASFQPVDEGISRYNTSPVGTKGRHPFDQYDFRPDSLGNNQLGDGALYKGRGFVQLTGRANYEQMGKQLGLNLLDNPDQANEGPAAAAILAQFIKNKEGGIRAALKTNNLVHARKLVNGGSHGLKEFTDAFAAGRQYLGMAIPKKAKTAAKAKP, translated from the coding sequence ATGCGTCTGCTGCGCCGGCATCTGAATGCGTTCATCCGGAAGGGGTATCTGCCCCAGAAGACCGAATTGCCGGAAGAAGGCGGATGGGACCAGCCTTTCGCCACCGCCTTGCAGAGCATCGAAAACACCTTCTTCTACGGCGAAGCGGACCCGGATAACCAACTGAACAATGCAGATACCCTGTTCCAGTTCCTGGTTCAGGCCCAGTTGGAAGAAAAGAAACTGGCAGCGTCGCTGTCGAACGAGGTATACGTGCTGGCGTCCACCATGGTGCCGGGAGGGGTCGATCGGATCAAGCGCACCACCCTCAAGACCCGGGAAATGGTCAACGGCAAGCCCGTCGTCAAAAAGACCATCCAGGAAACAAAAATCATCGGGAACATCCGGAACTACCTGCCCGAGATTCTCGGCGCCATGACGAAGCGTTCGCTGAACGACACGGAAATGCTGATGATGGCACTGGCCACCATCCGTGCGGAGAGCGCGAGCTTTCAGCCGGTCGACGAAGGGATATCCCGATACAACACCAGCCCCGTGGGAACCAAGGGCCGGCACCCTTTCGATCAATACGATTTCCGGCCGGACAGCCTGGGAAACAACCAGTTGGGCGATGGTGCGCTGTACAAGGGCCGTGGATTTGTCCAACTGACCGGCCGCGCCAACTACGAGCAGATGGGCAAGCAATTGGGATTGAACCTGCTGGACAACCCTGACCAGGCCAACGAAGGCCCCGCAGCAGCAGCCATCCTGGCCCAATTCATCAAGAACAAGGAAGGCGGCATTCGGGCAGCGCTGAAGACCAACAACCTGGTCCATGCCCGCAAGCTGGTGAACGGTGGCAGCCACGGTCTCAAGGAATTCACGGACGCGTTCGCCGCTGGCCGTCAATATTTGGGAATGGCCATTCCAAAGAAGGCCAAAACGGCCGCCAAAGCCAAGCCTTAA
- the mltA gene encoding murein transglycosylase A, with protein sequence MKFRLLRLVTTALIVGTLVACSTTPLPPSTPLPPGASLPGVPGAPLPPEPSGPLPSPMSQPKSRWIPVHWAELPGFTEDSLHEAWNAWIKNCERPAPSFAPLCGEVRRLSIASPEEQRAWMVARLQPYRIEAFDGSVDGMLTGYYEPYLDAARQPGNGFNVPLYRLPAGYGARKPWYTRQQIDTLPEAQAALAGRVIAWVRDPVEALVVHIQGSGRLRVQEADGSVTLLRVAFAGTNDQPYQSVGRWLLDQGLVRDATWPGIRAWTLQNPQRVQEMLWANPRYVFFREEPLNAMDAGFGPKGAQGVALTPGRSIAVDRQSIPYGTPVWLTSTGPQVQLQRLVMAQDTGSAIVGAVRADYFAGWGPEAGELAGRLKQGLRLWALWPR encoded by the coding sequence ATGAAATTCCGTCTCCTGCGCCTTGTGACAACGGCGCTGATTGTAGGAACCCTGGTGGCCTGCTCCACCACGCCCCTGCCGCCTTCCACGCCTTTGCCACCCGGTGCCTCGCTGCCGGGTGTGCCGGGCGCCCCGCTGCCGCCCGAGCCGTCAGGGCCCTTGCCTTCGCCCATGTCGCAGCCCAAAAGCCGCTGGATACCGGTGCATTGGGCGGAATTGCCCGGTTTTACCGAAGATTCCCTGCACGAAGCCTGGAACGCGTGGATCAAGAACTGCGAGCGCCCCGCGCCCTCGTTCGCGCCTCTGTGTGGCGAGGTGCGCCGACTGTCCATCGCCAGCCCCGAGGAGCAGCGTGCGTGGATGGTGGCGCGGCTGCAGCCCTATCGCATCGAGGCGTTCGATGGCTCGGTGGACGGCATGCTCACCGGCTACTACGAGCCTTATCTGGACGCGGCGCGACAGCCCGGCAATGGCTTCAACGTGCCGCTCTACCGGCTGCCTGCGGGCTATGGCGCGCGCAAGCCCTGGTACACGCGCCAGCAGATCGACACGCTGCCCGAGGCGCAGGCGGCGCTGGCCGGCCGGGTCATCGCCTGGGTGCGCGATCCGGTCGAGGCGCTGGTGGTGCACATCCAGGGGTCGGGACGGCTGCGGGTGCAGGAGGCCGATGGCTCGGTGACGCTGCTGCGCGTGGCGTTCGCCGGCACCAACGACCAGCCCTACCAGAGCGTGGGCCGGTGGCTGCTGGACCAGGGCCTGGTGCGCGACGCCACCTGGCCCGGCATCCGCGCCTGGACACTGCAGAACCCGCAACGCGTGCAGGAGATGCTGTGGGCCAATCCGCGCTATGTGTTCTTCCGCGAGGAGCCGCTCAATGCCATGGATGCCGGCTTCGGGCCCAAGGGCGCGCAGGGCGTGGCCCTCACCCCGGGCCGCTCGATCGCGGTGGACCGCCAGAGCATTCCCTACGGCACGCCGGTGTGGCTGACCTCCACCGGGCCGCAGGTGCAGTTGCAGCGCCTGGTGATGGCGCAGGACACGGGCTCGGCCATCGTGGGCGCGGTGCGGGCCGATTACTTCGCGGGCTGGGGCCCGGAGGCGGGCGAGCTGGCAGGGCGGCTCAAGCAGGGCCTGCGGCTTTGGGCGCTCTGGCCGCGTTGA
- a CDS encoding MFS transporter, which yields MPPLPPHERPPRPTPQPPLDDSPPATDAAGQAQTAEAAAAAQLDQDAARRASLSPFAPLQVPVFRMLWLTWLAANTCMWMNDVAAAWLMTTLTTSPVLVALVQTASTLPVFLLGLPSGALADILDRRRYFIATQFWVAVVALVLCVAILMGGMTAPLLLALTFANGIGLAMRWPVFAAIVPELVSRQQLPAALALNGVAMNASRIIGPLLAGAIIASVGSAWVFVLNALLSVVAGFTIMRWRRTHVPSPLGRERLTSAMRVGVQFVRESPRMRAVLWRISVFFLHATALLALLPLVARDLEGGGAGTFTLLLASMGAGAIAAALFLPRLRQAMSRDTLVSRGALLQAASTAVIAVSPNVYVAVPAMVLGGMAWITTANSLSVSAQLALPNWVRARGMSIYQMAIMGATAAGAALWGQVASLTTVHMSLALAALTGTVAMALVQRWVVDRTMEEDLSPSTAFKLPVAPTTPERGHVVVTIEYHIDPTRAAEFRALMQESRRSRLRQGALDWQLQHDIADPSRYVERIVDESWTEHLRRFDRVTASDVALRDRKLAFHVSEAPPVVSRYLVELER from the coding sequence ATGCCCCCTTTGCCGCCCCACGAGAGACCGCCCCGCCCCACCCCGCAGCCGCCCCTGGACGACAGCCCTCCGGCCACCGACGCCGCAGGCCAAGCGCAAACCGCCGAGGCCGCTGCCGCCGCGCAGCTGGACCAGGACGCCGCCCGGCGCGCCAGCCTCTCGCCGTTCGCGCCGCTGCAGGTGCCCGTGTTCCGCATGCTCTGGCTCACCTGGCTGGCCGCCAATACCTGCATGTGGATGAACGACGTGGCGGCCGCGTGGCTCATGACCACGCTTACCACCTCGCCCGTGCTGGTGGCGCTGGTGCAGACGGCCTCCACCCTGCCCGTGTTCCTGCTGGGCCTGCCCAGCGGCGCGCTGGCCGACATCCTGGACCGGCGGCGCTACTTCATCGCCACGCAGTTCTGGGTGGCCGTGGTGGCGCTGGTGCTGTGCGTGGCCATCCTGATGGGCGGCATGACGGCGCCGCTGCTGCTCGCCCTGACCTTCGCCAACGGCATCGGCCTGGCCATGCGCTGGCCGGTGTTCGCGGCCATCGTGCCGGAGCTGGTCAGCCGCCAGCAGCTGCCGGCGGCCCTGGCGCTCAACGGCGTGGCCATGAACGCCTCGCGCATCATCGGGCCGCTACTGGCCGGTGCCATCATCGCGAGCGTGGGCAGCGCCTGGGTGTTCGTGCTGAACGCACTGCTGTCGGTGGTGGCGGGCTTCACCATCATGCGCTGGCGCCGCACGCACGTGCCCAGCCCGCTGGGGCGCGAGCGGCTCACCAGCGCCATGCGCGTCGGTGTGCAGTTCGTTCGCGAATCGCCGCGCATGCGCGCCGTGCTGTGGCGCATCTCGGTCTTCTTCCTGCACGCCACGGCGCTGCTGGCGCTGCTGCCTTTGGTGGCCCGTGACCTGGAGGGCGGCGGTGCGGGCACCTTCACGCTGCTGCTGGCTTCGATGGGCGCCGGCGCCATCGCCGCGGCCCTGTTTTTGCCGCGCCTGCGCCAGGCCATGTCGCGCGACACGCTGGTCTCGCGCGGGGCGCTGCTGCAGGCCGCCTCCACGGCCGTGATCGCCGTCTCGCCCAACGTGTACGTGGCCGTGCCCGCGATGGTGCTGGGCGGCATGGCGTGGATCACCACGGCCAACTCGCTCAGCGTGTCGGCCCAGCTCGCACTGCCCAACTGGGTGCGCGCCCGCGGCATGTCGATCTACCAGATGGCCATCATGGGCGCCACGGCGGCCGGCGCAGCCCTGTGGGGCCAGGTCGCCTCGCTCACCACCGTGCACATGAGCCTGGCGCTGGCCGCGCTCACCGGCACCGTCGCCATGGCCCTGGTGCAGCGCTGGGTGGTGGACCGCACCATGGAAGAAGACCTGAGCCCCTCCACCGCGTTCAAGCTGCCGGTGGCGCCCACCACGCCCGAGCGCGGCCACGTGGTGGTCACGATCGAATACCACATCGACCCCACGCGCGCCGCCGAATTCCGTGCCCTGATGCAGGAAAGCCGCCGCAGCCGCCTGCGCCAGGGCGCGCTCGACTGGCAACTGCAGCACGACATCGCCGATCCCTCGCGCTACGTGGAGCGTATCGTGGACGAATCGTGGACCGAACACCTGCGCCGCTTCGACCGCGTCACCGCCTCCGACGTGGCGCTGCGCGACCGCAAGCTGGCCTTTCATGTGAGCGAGGCGCCGCCAGTGGTGTCGCGCTATCTGGTCGAGCTGGAGCGCTGA
- a CDS encoding Lrp/AsnC family transcriptional regulator, which yields MNTLDKFDLAILGELQADARLTNAELAQRVGLSAAPCWRRVRALEESGFIKGYHAEIDRHKIGLGVLAFVRLDADRSTGGLTREMEAAIAQIPEVVACHYISGTGTFELQVVARDLDSFSHFARNVLLNLPNVKDMHTSFSLGEVKASGALPLAHLGPLGPLGKNSK from the coding sequence ATGAATACTTTGGACAAATTCGACCTGGCGATCCTCGGCGAGCTGCAGGCCGACGCCCGGCTGACCAATGCCGAGCTGGCCCAGCGGGTGGGCCTGTCGGCCGCGCCGTGCTGGCGCCGCGTGCGCGCGCTGGAGGAGTCGGGCTTCATCAAGGGCTACCACGCCGAGATCGACCGCCACAAGATCGGGCTGGGCGTGCTGGCCTTCGTGCGGCTGGATGCCGACCGCAGCACCGGGGGCCTCACCCGCGAGATGGAAGCCGCCATCGCCCAGATTCCGGAGGTGGTGGCCTGCCACTACATCAGCGGCACCGGCACGTTCGAGCTGCAGGTGGTGGCGCGCGACCTGGACAGCTTCTCGCACTTCGCCCGCAACGTGCTGCTGAACCTGCCGAACGTGAAGGACATGCACACCAGCTTCTCGCTGGGCGAGGTCAAGGCCAGCGGCGCCCTGCCGCTGGCGCACCTGGGGCCCCTGGGGCCCCTGGGCAAGAACAGCAAGTAG